In the Glycine max cultivar Williams 82 chromosome 19, Glycine_max_v4.0, whole genome shotgun sequence genome, CCATTCCTTTAATCTCATTTGTGATATGTGAGGAAAAACAAAATCTTGTTGAATTCACTTTTTTCTGCAAACTACACTTTCATGAACCGGAAATCATTtggtaagagaaaaaaaagatactCTTTTCCAACTTGTGTAATCATGCATGTTTTTTGTATCATGATTACTTGATGCATGAAAGATGGACTAGCAGAACACTTCTACCTGAGGAACAAGTTTTTCTTCTCCATTGTTCTTATACGATTGAAAAAAGACAAATGAAAGTTCTAATACCCTGATGTTTCTTGCTTAAaacttttcattgttttttatgtttcctACTTATTTACATTTTAGTCATGTAGGTATGTTTCCTTTTCATATTCATAAATGAATTATTCTTAAGCAAGACCTATTGGTTACATGAACTATATTTGTTTAAGTTATACCGTAAATTAGTAATGAATGGCCGTTTAAATACTCAGCTTCTTAATGATGTGTATATGTGGTTCTCTGCAAACTTAGAGCCAAAATTATAGCTTAACTTGAGTGGAGGCAGTCACAACATGATAATACAACTTGAGAAtcaatattctttttcttcattataaTTGAAATCTTGGATGGTTTTAGATTTGAATAGTCTTCGTTGTCGAGCAGATTGTGTCTATCATGATACCATCTATGCCTTTTCACTTGGCTTTAATTTCGAACCCaacaaataactattttttgctGAAAGTTTTGGCTAACAGCATGTTACTTTGAGAGTTTTAGTTACTTGACAATAGGAAGTTTTTATACTATATGCATTTTggtatatgattaattttaaatatataaaataggaAATGAGCAGTAGTTGTGAACAAAGGTGTGATTAAAACTTTCTCATCCGTAACTTAGATATAGgatgagtttgtttaaacttttaaaaaagcaactttaaaataagtgttttttatataagcatttttttaagaagcagATAGATTTTGCTTCTTAAAATAAGCAGAAAATTGTTTTTTGTAAGCAGAAACAATTTAGGCAAACACactattaaaaatagaaagttgcttatttgattaaaataaacacttatttcaacaaataagtttaaacaaactggtTCATAATTCCACTCTTGCCTTTCTCTACAGTGAAACTGCTGCTTCTCAAGTGTCCTTAAAACTGTATTACATCACCTCTCATGTGTTATCCATATGAAATGCTTCAATTTTTGTAAAGGATTAATGCCTAACATTATAGTAAACACACATTCTTATGTATTTACTTATTGTGTTCAAGTACAACAGGGTGACTATCTGTTTCCTTTTTCTAACTTTCAAACTTTGGCTAAATTATTTGTACTCAAAACACAACTTAAGATACTGGAAATTTTTATGTTCTCCAAGTTATTAGTATTAGTATGACAATGACCAGAACTTGAGGTTCCTCCTCCCCATTATCTCATGGACTTCATAAACCATAATTGCATAAGCCTTTTTTGGCTGATACAAAATGCTTATAATGTTGCATCCCCTTCAACTTAACAGGGAAAAGTTGAACTCAATGAATTTGCTCCTGTATATGTCTCCAATCGCGGTTCTAGTTTTGTTGCCTGCAGCACTTATAATGGAGCCAAATGTCGTAGATGTCACATTGACGCTTGCAAAGGACCATAAATCAATGTGGctacttctttttctaaacTCAGTCATAGCGTATGCAGCAAACTTAACAAACTTCTTGGTGACTAAACATACCAGTGCTCTCACACTCCAGGTTTGCCTCTTTGTCACTACTAGaacttatgaaaaatatttagttaaaagctaaaataataagaccaaatttcttttattcattaaaaCTGAAAATCACTTTTACCTAAACTAAATGTTTTGACCCTGTAACATTAGACTCGAAATCACATAGGCTAAAATAGAATTTCCTTttgttatctatattttttgttttagtttgatGCTCTAAGTTCTAAATTCCACTTTTGTCTCTTAAAGTGTCTTTCTTAGACTAAATTAAGTTCTTCTACCAATTTTTGGCACTATCAATGTCAATTTTGACTGATGTggcaaatatttatttgatgtgACATCTTTCATTATTTGTCATGTATCTCTAAGTTAACCAAGTGTGATAAACTAAAGGAGTTGTAAGGTAAACTTGatggtaaaagaaaaagagagaggaaaAGATTATGGGTTTGATTTGCCTGCTAataaaatactaacaattaatatttattaataaaaaaaaaagtgtgataaaCTAATGAAAGGATTAATTTAGATTACCTGAGACTCTTTAAGAAAACAAAGTGAAACTTTTCAAACTTAAGGATGAAACTGAAACtcttaaaaattctattttatccaaatcacataaaaaattCATGTCAAAGTGTGCTTAAAGCAAACTTGCTTTGTTACTTCATGAAATTCATACACTGAATTCCCTCTAAAATTATGTTAAACAGGTATTAGGCAATGCAAAAGGTGCCGTAGCTGTTGTAATCTCAATACTCCTATTCAGAAACCCTGTCACTGTTCTTGGCATGGGTGGCTATACAATTACCGTGATGGGAGTAGCTGCATATGGAGAAACAAAAAGGAGGTTTAGATGAACAATCTCTAACATTCACCGATTGTCTGATTCGTGTATTTTATTGTAGTTTATTTATATGAACAAGATTCTTTGTAACGTGACTAGGAGTAGAAGGGAGCCATTTTATAATGTTATTCTGTTGTATCTAccacataaatatttatttatcactgGTACATTTTGTCCTAAGTAagtgtaccaaaaaaaaattgtaatgagTTGAAGCACGAGAATTATGCTTAGGAATGCGTCAGAGGCAATAGTTACTAATGAAGAGAAAGTTGATAGCAAACTAGGATCTGAGCACCATCTTGCCCTCCACCCTTAATGTCATTATGCTCACGTTCATTATAGACAAACATATGAAGCAAACAAATGAAAAgggaatgataaaatataaaagttaaaaaaaaaaatagaagcctctcaaataaagaaaatgtaaaaacaaaaaagagataGAGAAAAGTTATACTCATCTCAGTTTggctttatattttttcaccTTAAGAAAGACTTAAAGACAATGACAAAGGCAATAGTAGGAATCAATGCAATGGGGATGATTGTTCAGAACATGTAGTCTGAAAAAATTTCAATGTTGTGGAAATTAAAGGAGAatctgaataaataaaaaatcaaatgcaaaaaatgaaagaagtaaatttttttaaaaaatactcataTTGGGTCTCTTTTAAATATACACATTCcttatttcttctttcatttgttgccttttcttttccaactctgtttgaattttaaaatagaaacattatGATACTAACAATtcctatgataaaaaataattttaattatatagtcCATAAAATCAGGTTACATTAAATCTTAGATTGATGTGAATTAATAATTCAATTGAAATAAAAGAATGTATAGAAAGACGACACATAAGATTTTTATGTTGAAATGTGCTAATATAGATTGACATGGGATAGATGAGTAATTTAGGAGAGAACTTTTAGGATGAAATGCACTTATAAGTTGACATGTGATCAATAAGAACTCCAGATAGAATTATTTTGTATTAGCATAGATTTTAAATAGTAATGTTATATCCTCCTAGGCATTCTCCTACTACATTATAAagcattaaatgaaaaaataaatacatttaaggtgttaaaaatataaacatatttaatacttataattaaaaaaaagtagtaatATTAGTGAGAGGATGTAGTTAGAAGACTTAGAAGTTAGAATTATTCATTATGAACTAAGGAAATATTTAGttcaaaggagaagaggaataGAATTTTAATGGAGGGGAGGAAAAAATTGTTTAGACATTATGTTTGGTTAAGAGGAGGAGAAAGATTTTAATAAAGGGGAAGAAGTAATCATTTTCTTGTTTGGTTCAAAGGGGaggaaaagattttaaaaactaatttaattttgtaatcttacacttttaaatttgaaaatagaaatagaaatattttagttattatagttgaaatgttttaaatttccTTCTTTCCTCCAAATCTTCCAATATTAGAGGAGAGCAAAAATTAGATGACCCCCTTTATTCCCCTATCCttcttaaaaattgaaacaaacaataaaaattataaaaatattcctCCCGTATTCCATTTCCCACTAACCAAACACTACGTAAACACAATTCCAAGGTAGACACTACCTATCTAccaataacatttatttaatattaaacatgtaaaaaaaagtatattgtaaattacaaaaatgtacCAGTGAACTATAAAGTTCGAGGACTACCTAGTTTCTGTTCAACAAATATGAACGCCATTATCTATGTAGCACGTGCTGAGATCTTTGTATTACAAGCCAAACGGACCAAACTCTGCTCAAATGCAGGGGTGCAAAATATGTGGGGTTCCCAATCGGCTTGCTTGGTAAAAGATAGGATGAATATCCCCCTCGTCATGCTGGTAAAGCAAGGGCGcaggaaagttttttttttttttttttttagttttgcacAACTAGACTCTTAAATGAATTTATGTGAACTACGAATTGCAGAAGTTTGGAACTGTTCTCAAATAAAAATGCTCCTCAAAAACAGCTGGTTCTGACATAAACAGATAAACATACACTAGTTGCGTTCAGTGCGCAGAGAGGAGAGGACTGTTGTTGGTATTGCCTTCAATCATTTCTTTTCCAACACCCATATATGTTTTGTCATGCCTGGAAATTCCGTATGGTATCAAGTCTttacaaaattacataaatttgcAATGCCGTAAGGAATGACAGCATTAAAAGCACACTACACTAGTAGGAGAAATCAGCAGAGCAACCAGGGTAATGCCCTAATGTAAAAAAGTAGCTTGGTTAGGCATTCTTGTCAATGTTCATCTATCTAGTTGTTTTTCGTAAGGTTAGTGtcctaaaaatcaaaatacgtaaacaaaaatgttcatgacccaaaaacaaaagaaaaggaaaacgaAACCAtactcttataatattttatgccAGCTCGGGACCAGATGGCAGTGCTTCATAACCATCATGGTGCTGCTTACTAGTATCTCTTTCAACTGGGATGCACTTGAGGATAGCAGCTATAGGCATGCTAACTGCTCCGATTACCACACTTAGTAACCAGAATTGCCAGTTTAGAGGCACAGTGCTGGCAAACGTTCCAAGGAATTCAACTATCACCACTTGAAATGCCACGGTGGCGAAAATTATCGCCAAAAATATCCGGCTGTCAAACATGCCTCTGAATATGTTTATCTTATCAATATCTCTGCTGTTTATCTCATTAAACACCTGGAAGAGTAGAAATGGAAAACAGCTAGGTATATAAATGGAACCATTTTTTAACAGGTTTGAACTTTTATTTTACATGTTTGGAGTCTATTAAGTATAAACAACAATTAGGACATGATGCATGCAGAGTGTACCTGGCAAAATACAAAGGAGTTGAATATCAAAGTGTTGAGCACTTTCGTTGCATCTGAACCACTAAGTCCGAGTAGCCTCTTCCCGTCAAAATTTAGAATCCCTAGGATGATTAATTGATATATGCTTTGACCTATGATATTCCTCCACATAGGTTTGGTGATAAAGTTTGCTCCCCTTGCAACTGGGGGTCTTTTCAAAAGTCCATCGTTAGGAGGTTCAGTAGCCAGGGCTAATGCACCAAGAGTGTCCATGATCAAGTTGACCCAAAGCAACTGAACAGCGGTGAGTGGAGCAGATCCTGAAAGAAGGAAGACTATCAACCATGTTGCTTGAAACAAAGTCAACAGATtataaaagggaaaacaaattcTATTAACCAACAAACCAGTGATGCACGCAGAAAAGAAGTTGATAACCAGAGCAACAACATTAACTGTCAATTGAAACTGCACAAATTTTTGAATGTTTATGTATACTGCACGTCCCCATTTGACAACATTGACAATAGTCGTGAAGTTATCATCCATTATAATGACATCGGCATTTTCTTTGGCAACCTGTAAATGGTATTAATTATCAAGCACAAAAAATGCTACTAGATATGAATGGTAGCAAAGAGTCATTAatataaaaagaggaaaaagaaaccGCCACGTATGGGACAATTATAGGGGAGGATAGACAAGATAGCAAAGGAAAAATTAACGAATCagttaataaattatgaaactAGAATAGAAGATAACGCTAACGCCTTATATCTTTAACATAATGTAGGACTATTATACAAAACTAAGCGTACACTTAACTGCCAGAATTATCGTAGTAAACAAGAGATACAAACCTCAGTTCCTGCTATGCCCATTGCAAGTCCAATGTCTGCCTCGCACAGTGCAGGAGCATCATTAGTTCCATCACCAGTAACAGCAACAACCTCACCAAACAATTTCCTCAAATTGGTTACTAATCTGTGCTTGTCCAGAGGTAAGGATCGTGCCATCACCTGAAACCATATCAAGTACATAAGAAACCATCTCAATAGAGGATACAAAACACCTAACCTACCCTTTTCCCTGTCCTCAAGAACTGAAAGTCACAGAATTTGAGATGAGATCAGAACCTGGATTCTTGGTATAACATCCTTCATTTGCTCAGGAGACAAGTCACGAAAATCTGGACCTTCTATGGCTAGACCACCCTCTGTAAGTAAACCACATTCTTTAGCTATAGCTTTAGCTGTATTTATGTTATCACCAGTAACCATGCGGATAGTTATTCCAGCAGCTATACAAGTTTGAATTGCTTCCTTAACCCCAGGGCGTACAGGATCCTTGATTCCTACTAAGGCTATGAAAGTATAGCCACTATCTGAAATGTTGGGTTCATGGGTTTCATTTATCTCTTTAAAGGCCAAGCAAATAGTTCTCAAAGCTTCAGAGGCAAAGGCATTTATAACAGCAGAGACATTATTTGCCCGGTCTTCAGGAAGATCAACAACTTCCCCATTGCAATCCATAATTTTGTcacacatttttaatattatttctgaTGCACCTTTGCAGAAAGCTCGGACTCCTCCATCAGGAAGACCCACAAGCACAGACATTTTCTTGCGGACTGAATTGAATGGCTCAACTTGGAGTATCTTATACTCTCTACGCTGTGCATACGCATCAAAATCAGCACCCAAGAGGCAGCCAAATTCCAATAATGCTGATTCTGTTGGGGTTCCCAATATAGTGTCCTTTCCATTTTTATCCTTGACTACTTCAGCAGAAGTATTTTGAAATATAGCCTGCAAAAGGATGTTTAGAACTCCTTCAGATGTACATGTTTTCAGTTCGTCTGCACTCTCATTACCTTTTATCTCCATGGATTTTTCGCATATCCATGCTTTAGTAACCACCATTTTGTTAGTGGTCAATGTCCCTGTCTTATCTGTGCAAATGCAACTAGCTGAACCCATAGTCTCACAAGCAGAAAGATGTCTTACAAGTGCCTTGTCATTCATTAGTTTTTTCATTGCAAAAGCAAGACTGAGTGTCACAGCCAGTGGTAATCCTTCAGGAACCGCAACAACTATTATGGTTACAGCAATAGCAAAGAAGTCCAGTAACTTCTTTGCATCATCTGAAGACCAACTGGCAAACTCACCATGAAGCGCTTTTTCGACCACAAACCTAACTGTCAACACCACAAATGTCAGAATGGCAAATGTCAAACCAATTTGACCAATAATAGTAGCAACTCCATTTAATTTAACCTGCAATGGGGTTTCATCCTCTCCTCCCTGGTTTAGAGTCTCCATCAATTTTCCCCATTCAGTCCTCATGCCAACAGTTGTAACCAACATCTTCCCCTGACCATCCTGCACTTTGGTTCCTGAGAGAAGAAAaggtttttcttcatttatatttaCCGGTTCGCTCTCACCTGACAAACTCGATTCATCAATAAGCAAAGAGTATCCTGATATAAAAATCCCATCAGCGGGAACTTGATCCCCAGTTGACAAATGAACAACATCACCAACTACTATATCATAAATTGAGATCTTTTGTCTTTTCCCATCTCTATTGACCTGAACaaatatctttttcttctctttgtcCAAATCCCTGAACTGCAGGGACTGCTTGTAATCACTGACAGCTGTAACAATGACGACCAAGAATATACTGAGTATGATTCCCACACCATCATAAGTTCCCTTTGGCCACCCTTCAGTGGCAATCCCTATACCTATAGAAACTACAGCACAAACCATGAGAATGATTAGAGTTAAGTCCTGCAATGCATCCCACACAAACATCAGGAACGACCTAGAAGGTTTTTCGGTATAACGATTGAATCCATAAATCTGTTGTCTGCTATTTATACTCTCTTCGTTGACACCTCCATCTACCGAAACTAACAATTTCCTTGCAATGGATTCAACTCCACCAATATCATTTAAGGTCTTGTTATCATGACCACGAACAATAGAAGCAATCTCATCTGGATGAATACCAAAACCAGCATCTCTTACCTCACTTGATAGTTTGTACTCGACTCGATTACCAGCTGCACAAGAAAACCAGATTAGCTTAGAAAACATATGAAGAGAAAGTGATTAGTTCTATAGCAATGATAAGAACTTTGAATACTGAAATTGGATCACTGTACCATCGATAAATTGTAATGCTGCCTTTTGAACGTAGAGAGCAATTCGAAATTTTTCCTGATAGAGTAAaccaaagataaaatagtaaaactGGTAACGACAAATTGTCAACATACAAAAAGGTAGGTAGAAAAATCCTCATTCAAAGTAAGAAAATAGTCCCATATCTCATTGCatgaaattaaaactttatGAAGTTAAGGAGAACTCTTTCAAGAAACCTcagttaaaatttaagaaaaatgttagtaTTTCCATCTTAATCATGATTATTTTTGGAGCAGGTTAGATAACCAGCAAACGAAATATTGAAAGTTACATTTTTCACTCGATACTCACAAGGAATGGTTAATCATAATGCAGAGAGGTCACCGTTATCAATATTGTCAGAACGATTGGAGGGGAAACCCCTTTTGAATGTGTCAACATATAAgtgaataatgaaatgaaataaatctGCATTTTTTGCCAAAGGATATGCTAGTTGGGTCATATAAACCTCGAGTTCAACTTTGAGGTAACTTGGAGAAGGTGTTACATTCTGAGTCTAATCACTTTCTCTTAAACAAACCCTGATCAACTTCCAATCACCATGATTAACTGACCTCTGAAGAGCTCCAATGAGTCTTCTCCAACCTGTCTCTAAGAATTGGACCAAACAGGTTTTTTAAGAAAGTTCCAAAAACTTCTTTAACCCTTTCAAAATTGGCTTTGAAGTCCTTGGAGGATTCAGATTGggatttaaaagttttttaagtcACTGCACAGGATGGCTCTTGGAACTATGACTTTTTTAAGGAAATGCTCCCAAGCCACATAGTTTGTATTATTTGTGGAATGCTTTGGAAATGGTTCCTTGATCTAGAAGTTTTCTACTAATGGGAATTTCAATCTTGCCTCTGCGTATCGTAACTACATCCTACTCAAGAGTATTTGGGACTGGCCAGTTCCGGATAGAGTGacattttttctttggaagtcaGCCCATAATGCTCTCCTAACTAACTATCTTAGGCATCAATGAAATATCACCACAAATGCTGCCAACAGCATGAAGAGACTACTCTCCATGCTCCAAAAGATTGTGGCACAGCAAAACAGGTTTGGCTCCTAACGTTCCCTCTTCACGGGTTCAAGgaacaaaaattttcagaacCGAAACCTTCATTTTTGGTTTCAAACAAACCTGGACGGACAGCACTCCCAGGGTGTTGGCTGGtctcttatttttggtttctcaATCCATGTCATTTCGGAAAGAAGTTAGAAGTTGTTTTTGCCCCTCTCTTTCACTGATTTGTCCATTCATAAGGCTGTTTGCCATTCAGATTAGGCGACTCTAATCAAACATCCACAATGCTTCATCATCCTGAgcaaatttttttcttgaactcCCCCTGATGAGGGATTCATAAAAATTAACCGTGATGGAGCTTATGCTTATGCCTCTCAAGTAGAAGCATCTGGCAGTATCATCAGAGATCATAGTGGCCGTTTCTTATCAGCCATGGCTTGCAATTTGGCAATTTTTCATGGTTTAAAATTAGCCATCAGCAGGTGCTTCTCCAGAATGTGTTGAAAGTGATTCCCTCTTAGctatcaacatgaaaatattggGGTTCATATCCACCATCCCGGTTATACTCTGGTTAGATATATCAATTATATGCTCGAGtctcttattatttatttctgtAGACATATTGCTCAAGAGATGAATGCACTTGAAGATGCTCTTGCCAACTATGGAATGTCTTTAGATAGTGGTGGTCTTAGGATTTTAGATTGTGTCCTGGACTTCTTGTACTTACATTTGCTAGCTGATGATTCAGCAACTTTGTTTAGTAATTTGTAGGTAGCTTTTCTGGTTTTCTTGGCCTCTAGCCTCTAGGCCCTTTGCTAAtaaaaagtactaataataatcTAAACTGAACACGCACTAAATttaaattcaccaaaaaaatgttgCTTCAACAGAACTGCAGTGCAATAGAATTTAAATTcactaaattatatgttttatttaagatATCTCACAAAGCTCGTAGCTAAGATTATCGAGTGTTGCCATTACACCCAGGTTGCTGGTTTGTAGGATAAATTCGtggaaatcaaaaaataatttatttgaaacttCTTTATAACTTCTTAACTTATATGAATAATCTTTTCAGAAAAGcttatcaaaataatctttttaactttttttttttgtgattgatctttttagcttatttcaataaatttcaccATTAATCTTACgaagaatttattaaaaaaaatctcaattaaatttttcgTTAACTAAGTAAATGTTAACAGTAAATTTTTCACCAGTaaatttttcaatcaattatCAGGATTAGGATTCAGGCTAAACCCTCGTTTTCCAGTAGTCTGAACCCTTTTACagtaaatatttactttaaaccGACATCCGCCATTGTTGACATCTATACGGCAGCAGAAATTTCGGCAACAATTTACATTGCCATTTCAAAATGTTGCTGTTGCTGTTGCCGTGCCTTTGTTAACACTCAACTTACTAGACGCGTCTATACCGCGTTTTTCAAGTCATTCTTAATTTCAGCACCAAAAAAGACTAGTCAAGAGTAGTTACGCTATCGCGCTGATCGAGACATGTTGTGATACTTGACTTTAACCAACATTACTTATTCTGGAGTAAATGATATGACCTTGTTTAGCATTGTTTTGAAcatttatatcataaataatatattatttttcaagtattataaaacttgtaaaattaagtttaaGATTTATTAGCAAATGAATTTTTGTGTAGAAAGTTTACATTTATATACAATCCGATGTTCTAATTAACAGtaaattcatattattttataataaaatataaggcacgtttatataatttcacaaattttCCATAAACCACTAATTTTCACTATTAACAGTATGCATTTTTAAGGTACTTTTAACAACAAACTAAAATAACTTTTGTATCcaaaaagttatattataaGAGTTTTTAAACGTATATTAAGctataaaaatgtatattaattgCCCATAACTTTCAGACAGATACAGGACACGAGTGTCATTTTCAAAGGTTGCTAACTAGTAGAAAAATGATGTGATAAAATGAAAAGAggaatggaaaaataaaataaaatttaaataaataaaaagtgaatgtatttggaatattttttaa is a window encoding:
- the LOC100783489 gene encoding putative calcium-transporting ATPase 11, plasma membrane-type encodes the protein MERTLLKNFELEHKNPSVEALRRWRSAVTFVKNHRRRFRMVADLDKRVEAEQIKQGIKEKFRIALYVQKAALQFIDAGNRVEYKLSSEVRDAGFGIHPDEIASIVRGHDNKTLNDIGGVESIARKLLVSVDGGVNEESINSRQQIYGFNRYTEKPSRSFLMFVWDALQDLTLIILMVCAVVSIGIGIATEGWPKGTYDGVGIILSIFLVVIVTAVSDYKQSLQFRDLDKEKKKIFVQVNRDGKRQKISIYDIVVGDVVHLSTGDQVPADGIFISGYSLLIDESSLSGESEPVNINEEKPFLLSGTKVQDGQGKMLVTTVGMRTEWGKLMETLNQGGEDETPLQVKLNGVATIIGQIGLTFAILTFVVLTVRFVVEKALHGEFASWSSDDAKKLLDFFAIAVTIIVVAVPEGLPLAVTLSLAFAMKKLMNDKALVRHLSACETMGSASCICTDKTGTLTTNKMVVTKAWICEKSMEIKGNESADELKTCTSEGVLNILLQAIFQNTSAEVVKDKNGKDTILGTPTESALLEFGCLLGADFDAYAQRREYKILQVEPFNSVRKKMSVLVGLPDGGVRAFCKGASEIILKMCDKIMDCNGEVVDLPEDRANNVSAVINAFASEALRTICLAFKEINETHEPNISDSGYTFIALVGIKDPVRPGVKEAIQTCIAAGITIRMVTGDNINTAKAIAKECGLLTEGGLAIEGPDFRDLSPEQMKDVIPRIQVMARSLPLDKHRLVTNLRKLFGEVVAVTGDGTNDAPALCEADIGLAMGIAGTEVAKENADVIIMDDNFTTIVNVVKWGRAVYINIQKFVQFQLTVNVVALVINFFSACITGSAPLTAVQLLWVNLIMDTLGALALATEPPNDGLLKRPPVARGANFITKPMWRNIIGQSIYQLIILGILNFDGKRLLGLSGSDATKVLNTLIFNSFVFCQVFNEINSRDIDKINIFRGMFDSRIFLAIIFATVAFQVVIVEFLGTFASTVPLNWQFWLLSVVIGAVSMPIAAILKCIPVERDTSKQHHDGYEALPSGPELA